Proteins encoded together in one Chitinophaga lutea window:
- a CDS encoding VOC family protein, translating into MAHVNPYLTFGGNCEEAFNYYKSVLGGEFLTVMRYKDMPGPHHQDPADDNLVMHVALPIGKNSLLMGGDRPKSFGPAELGNVFSLAIDPDSREHADKLFEGLSSGGKADMPMGDAPWGAYFGMLTDKFGVQWMINYDANPKQ; encoded by the coding sequence ATGGCACACGTTAATCCTTATCTGACATTCGGCGGCAACTGCGAGGAAGCATTCAATTATTACAAATCCGTACTCGGCGGCGAATTCCTCACGGTAATGCGCTATAAAGACATGCCCGGCCCCCATCACCAGGACCCGGCAGACGACAACCTGGTGATGCACGTGGCATTGCCGATCGGCAAAAACTCATTGCTGATGGGCGGCGACCGGCCCAAATCTTTCGGCCCCGCCGAGCTCGGCAACGTGTTTTCCCTGGCCATCGATCCGGACAGCCGCGAGCATGCGGACAAGCTCTTTGAAGGCCTTTCCAGCGGGGGCAAAGCCGACATGCCCATGGGCGACGCTCCCTGGGGCGCGTATTTCGGCATGCTCACCGACAAATTCGGGGTGCAATGGATGATCAACTACGACGCCAACCCGAAACAGTAA